Proteins from a genomic interval of Rosa chinensis cultivar Old Blush chromosome 2, RchiOBHm-V2, whole genome shotgun sequence:
- the LOC112185518 gene encoding RHOMBOID-like protein 5 isoform X5, giving the protein MGKGMPYSDVEKGPERGQEKRRHRSRPPPPQICPPPEKPWFPWLVPVIFSANLIMFIITMYINDCPSQENHPRLQKLGALERNLVVDDGEGWRLLSCMWLHAGVVHLVVNMLSLLFIGIRLEQEFGFIRIGPLYVLSGLAGSLASTNHGKESSVSVGASGALFGLLGAMLSELFTNWTIYTKKCIALLILVSVIAVNLALGFIPKVDSSAHVGGFLAGFFFGFVLLVRPQFGYVSRKYIPSSYNGKLKSRHKWYQYVLGITATIILVLGYTYAFGKLYGVPPMKNLP; this is encoded by the exons ATGGGGAAGGGAATGCCATACTCCGACGTCGAAAAGGGGCCAGAAAGGGGGCAAGAGAAGAGGCGGCACAGGAGTCGACCACCTCCGCCACAAATTTGCCCCCCACCAGAGAAGCCATGGTTTCCGTGGCTCGTGCCAGTCATATTTTCAGCCAATCTCATCATGTTCATCATCACCATGTATATCAACGACTGCCCGTCTCAAGAGAATCATCCTCG TCTGCAAAAGCTAGGTGCCCTTGAACGGAACTTGGTGGTGGACGACGGGGAAGGATGGCGCCTCTTGTCTTGCATGTGGCTTCATGCTGGAGTTGTTCATCTGGTTGTTAACATGTTAAGCCTTCTATTCATAGGAATCCGGCTTGAGCAGGAATTCGGTTTCA TCAGAATAGGACCCCTCTACGTACTTTCTGGCTTAGCTGGAAGCTTAGCATCTACAAATCATGGAAAAGAATCTAGCGTATCAGTTGGCGCATCTGGGGCACTTTTTGGATTGTTGGGAGCCATGCTATCTGAGCTTTTTACAAACTGGACAATCTATACAAAGAAG TGCATAGCGCTCCTCATACTCGTCAGCGTCATTGCCGTGAATTTGGCATTAGGTTTTATACCTAAGGTGGACAGTTCAGCTCATGTAGGAGGATTCCTCGCCGGATTTTTCTTTGGCTTTGTTCTTCTTGTTCGCCCTCAATTTGGATATGTAAGCCGCAAGTACATTCCAAGTTCCTATAATGGCAAACTTAAATCTAGGCACAAGTGGTATCAATATGTTCTAGGAATCACTGCTACTATTATCTTAGTTCTTGG ATATACATATGCCTTTGGCAAGCTATATGGTGTTCCACCAATGAAAAATCTGCCTTGA
- the LOC112185518 gene encoding RHOMBOID-like protein 5 isoform X1, with protein MGKGMPYSDVEKGPERGQEKRRHRSRPPPPQICPPPEKPWFPWLVPVIFSANLIMFIITMYINDCPSQENHPRCVLPFLKRFSFQPFKENILLGPSALTLQKLGALERNLVVDDGEGWRLLSCMWLHAGVVHLVVNMLSLLFIGIRLEQEFGFIRIGPLYVLSGLAGSLASTNHGKESSVSVGASGALFGLLGAMLSELFTNWTIYTKKCIALLILVSVIAVNLALGFIPKVDSSAHVGGFLAGFFFGFVLLVRPQFGYVSRKYIPSSYNGKLKSRHKWYQYVLGITATIILVLGYTYAFGKLYGVPPMKNLP; from the exons ATGGGGAAGGGAATGCCATACTCCGACGTCGAAAAGGGGCCAGAAAGGGGGCAAGAGAAGAGGCGGCACAGGAGTCGACCACCTCCGCCACAAATTTGCCCCCCACCAGAGAAGCCATGGTTTCCGTGGCTCGTGCCAGTCATATTTTCAGCCAATCTCATCATGTTCATCATCACCATGTATATCAACGACTGCCCGTCTCAAGAGAATCATCCTCGGTGCGTTTTGCCTTTCTTGAAGAGGTTCTCTTTCCAACCCTTCAAAGAAAACATCCTCCTTGGTCCTTCTGCACTCAC TCTGCAAAAGCTAGGTGCCCTTGAACGGAACTTGGTGGTGGACGACGGGGAAGGATGGCGCCTCTTGTCTTGCATGTGGCTTCATGCTGGAGTTGTTCATCTGGTTGTTAACATGTTAAGCCTTCTATTCATAGGAATCCGGCTTGAGCAGGAATTCGGTTTCA TCAGAATAGGACCCCTCTACGTACTTTCTGGCTTAGCTGGAAGCTTAGCATCTACAAATCATGGAAAAGAATCTAGCGTATCAGTTGGCGCATCTGGGGCACTTTTTGGATTGTTGGGAGCCATGCTATCTGAGCTTTTTACAAACTGGACAATCTATACAAAGAAG TGCATAGCGCTCCTCATACTCGTCAGCGTCATTGCCGTGAATTTGGCATTAGGTTTTATACCTAAGGTGGACAGTTCAGCTCATGTAGGAGGATTCCTCGCCGGATTTTTCTTTGGCTTTGTTCTTCTTGTTCGCCCTCAATTTGGATATGTAAGCCGCAAGTACATTCCAAGTTCCTATAATGGCAAACTTAAATCTAGGCACAAGTGGTATCAATATGTTCTAGGAATCACTGCTACTATTATCTTAGTTCTTGG ATATACATATGCCTTTGGCAAGCTATATGGTGTTCCACCAATGAAAAATCTGCCTTGA
- the LOC112191006 gene encoding RHOMBOID-like protein 5, translated as MYYPPGPPPLYYPPPPPQFYAPPPLPPPPRRYSPWLVPLICLVNLGMFVYEMYKNNCPSRHPRDQCMLGDPFGRFSFEPFKEVKWIGPSAETIKKLGGLDQQLVVKGESWRLFSCMWLHAGVIHLIFNILSLDFVGLRLERDFGYHRFVFVYVLAGLGGSVASCLRIIKQDLASHAVSAGASGAIFGLCGASLSELITNWTIYDDKCSSIMILVLNLVLNVALGFLLKMDMSGHIGGFVAGFFLGFVFFIKPQFGYISSKFIPAYHEVKRTPRHNFCQYFLAIVGLVGSIALFAAGFGKLFNIKEIKEKLPNPVNNY; from the exons ATGTATTATCCACCAGGTCCGCCTCCACTGTATTATCCACCACCCCCGCCACAGTTTTACGCCCCACCGCCCTTGCCACCACCCCCAAGGCGATACTCTCCGTGGCTTGTGCCTCTCATATGCTTGGTTAATCTTGGAATGTTTGTGTACGAAATGTATAAGAACAATTGCCCATCTAGACACCCAAGGGATCAGTGTATGTTAGGTGATCCTTTTGGCAGGTTCTCATTCGAACCCTTCAAAGAAGTCAAATGGATTGGTCCTTCCGCAGAAAC TATTAAGAAATTAGGAGGCCTCGATCAGCAACTAGTTGTGAAAGGTGAATCGTGGCGCCTTTTCTCTTGCATGTGGCTTCATGCTGGAGTTATTCATTTAATTTTCAACATACTCAGCCTTGATTTCGTTGGACTCCGACTTGAGCGCGACTTTGGATATC ATAGATTTGTGTTTGTGTATGTGCTTGCTGGGTTGGGCGGAAGTGTAGCGTCTTGTCTTCGTATTATTAAACAAGACTTGGCATCACATGCTGTGTCAGCTGGCGCATCTGGGGCAATTTTTGGATTGTGTGGAGCCTCCCTTTCTGAGCTGATCACAAACTGGACAATCTATGATGATAAG TGCTCATCGATCATGATACTCGTTCTCAATCTTGTCTTGAACGTGGCCCTTGGATTTCTACTGAAAATGGACATGTCAGGTCATATAGGAGGTTTTGTAGCTGGGTTCTTCCtcggttttgtttttttcatcAAGCCTCAGTTTGGATATATAAGCAGCAAGTTTATTCCAGCATACCATGAAGTCAAACGTACACCAAGGCACAACTTCTGTCAATATTTCCTAGCGATTGTAGGTCTTGTCGGATCAATTGCTCT ATTTGCGGCTGGCTTCGGTAAGCTATTTAACATTAAGGAAATTAAAGAGAAGTTGCCGAATCCCGTCAACAATTATTGA
- the LOC112185518 gene encoding RHOMBOID-like protein 5 isoform X4 has translation MGKGMPYSDVEKGPERGQEKRRHRSRPPPPQICPPPEKPWFPWLVPVIFSANLIMFIITMYINDCPSQENHPRCVLPFLKSLQKLGALERNLVVDDGEGWRLLSCMWLHAGVVHLVVNMLSLLFIGIRLEQEFGFIRIGPLYVLSGLAGSLASTNHGKESSVSVGASGALFGLLGAMLSELFTNWTIYTKKCIALLILVSVIAVNLALGFIPKVDSSAHVGGFLAGFFFGFVLLVRPQFGYVSRKYIPSSYNGKLKSRHKWYQYVLGITATIILVLGYTYAFGKLYGVPPMKNLP, from the exons ATGGGGAAGGGAATGCCATACTCCGACGTCGAAAAGGGGCCAGAAAGGGGGCAAGAGAAGAGGCGGCACAGGAGTCGACCACCTCCGCCACAAATTTGCCCCCCACCAGAGAAGCCATGGTTTCCGTGGCTCGTGCCAGTCATATTTTCAGCCAATCTCATCATGTTCATCATCACCATGTATATCAACGACTGCCCGTCTCAAGAGAATCATCCTCGGTGCGTTTTGCCTTTCTTGAAGAG TCTGCAAAAGCTAGGTGCCCTTGAACGGAACTTGGTGGTGGACGACGGGGAAGGATGGCGCCTCTTGTCTTGCATGTGGCTTCATGCTGGAGTTGTTCATCTGGTTGTTAACATGTTAAGCCTTCTATTCATAGGAATCCGGCTTGAGCAGGAATTCGGTTTCA TCAGAATAGGACCCCTCTACGTACTTTCTGGCTTAGCTGGAAGCTTAGCATCTACAAATCATGGAAAAGAATCTAGCGTATCAGTTGGCGCATCTGGGGCACTTTTTGGATTGTTGGGAGCCATGCTATCTGAGCTTTTTACAAACTGGACAATCTATACAAAGAAG TGCATAGCGCTCCTCATACTCGTCAGCGTCATTGCCGTGAATTTGGCATTAGGTTTTATACCTAAGGTGGACAGTTCAGCTCATGTAGGAGGATTCCTCGCCGGATTTTTCTTTGGCTTTGTTCTTCTTGTTCGCCCTCAATTTGGATATGTAAGCCGCAAGTACATTCCAAGTTCCTATAATGGCAAACTTAAATCTAGGCACAAGTGGTATCAATATGTTCTAGGAATCACTGCTACTATTATCTTAGTTCTTGG ATATACATATGCCTTTGGCAAGCTATATGGTGTTCCACCAATGAAAAATCTGCCTTGA
- the LOC112185518 gene encoding RHOMBOID-like protein 5 isoform X6, with protein sequence MGKGMPYSDVEKGPERGQEKRRHRSRPPPPQICPPPEKPWFPWLVPVIFSANLIMFIITMYINDCPSQENHPRCVLPFLKRFSFQPFKENILLGPSALTLQKLGALERNLVVDDGEGWRLLSCMWLHAGVVHLVVNMLSLLFIGIRLEQEFGFIRIGPLYVLSGLAGSLASTNHGKESSVSVGASGALFGLLGAMLSELFTNWTIYTKKIYICLWQAIWCSTNEKSALISRNRDILESSPASSSRIAGPNM encoded by the exons ATGGGGAAGGGAATGCCATACTCCGACGTCGAAAAGGGGCCAGAAAGGGGGCAAGAGAAGAGGCGGCACAGGAGTCGACCACCTCCGCCACAAATTTGCCCCCCACCAGAGAAGCCATGGTTTCCGTGGCTCGTGCCAGTCATATTTTCAGCCAATCTCATCATGTTCATCATCACCATGTATATCAACGACTGCCCGTCTCAAGAGAATCATCCTCGGTGCGTTTTGCCTTTCTTGAAGAGGTTCTCTTTCCAACCCTTCAAAGAAAACATCCTCCTTGGTCCTTCTGCACTCAC TCTGCAAAAGCTAGGTGCCCTTGAACGGAACTTGGTGGTGGACGACGGGGAAGGATGGCGCCTCTTGTCTTGCATGTGGCTTCATGCTGGAGTTGTTCATCTGGTTGTTAACATGTTAAGCCTTCTATTCATAGGAATCCGGCTTGAGCAGGAATTCGGTTTCA TCAGAATAGGACCCCTCTACGTACTTTCTGGCTTAGCTGGAAGCTTAGCATCTACAAATCATGGAAAAGAATCTAGCGTATCAGTTGGCGCATCTGGGGCACTTTTTGGATTGTTGGGAGCCATGCTATCTGAGCTTTTTACAAACTGGACAATCTATACAAAGAAG ATATACATATGCCTTTGGCAAGCTATATGGTGTTCCACCAATGAAAAATCTGCCTTGATTTCAAGAAATCGAgacattcttgagagttcacCTGCTAGTTCCTCAAGAATTGCAG GACCAAATATGTGA
- the LOC112185518 gene encoding RHOMBOID-like protein 5 isoform X3, translating into MGKGMPYSDVEKGPERGQEKRRHRSRPPPPQICPPPEKPWFPWLVPVIFSANLIMFIITMYINDCPSQENHPRCVLPFLKRFSFQPFKENILLGPSALTLQKLGALERNLVVDDGEGWRLLSCMWLHAGVVHLVVNMLSLLFIGIRLEQEFGFIRIGPLYVLSGLAGSLASTNHGKESSVSVGASGALFGLLGAMLSELFTNWTIYTKKIYICLWQAIWCSTNEKSALISRNRDILESSPASSSRIAGHRERHMYLYGMTPIEMKYLKHTCGFACKTRTKYVILSWKERLLAKTAGIF; encoded by the exons ATGGGGAAGGGAATGCCATACTCCGACGTCGAAAAGGGGCCAGAAAGGGGGCAAGAGAAGAGGCGGCACAGGAGTCGACCACCTCCGCCACAAATTTGCCCCCCACCAGAGAAGCCATGGTTTCCGTGGCTCGTGCCAGTCATATTTTCAGCCAATCTCATCATGTTCATCATCACCATGTATATCAACGACTGCCCGTCTCAAGAGAATCATCCTCGGTGCGTTTTGCCTTTCTTGAAGAGGTTCTCTTTCCAACCCTTCAAAGAAAACATCCTCCTTGGTCCTTCTGCACTCAC TCTGCAAAAGCTAGGTGCCCTTGAACGGAACTTGGTGGTGGACGACGGGGAAGGATGGCGCCTCTTGTCTTGCATGTGGCTTCATGCTGGAGTTGTTCATCTGGTTGTTAACATGTTAAGCCTTCTATTCATAGGAATCCGGCTTGAGCAGGAATTCGGTTTCA TCAGAATAGGACCCCTCTACGTACTTTCTGGCTTAGCTGGAAGCTTAGCATCTACAAATCATGGAAAAGAATCTAGCGTATCAGTTGGCGCATCTGGGGCACTTTTTGGATTGTTGGGAGCCATGCTATCTGAGCTTTTTACAAACTGGACAATCTATACAAAGAAG ATATACATATGCCTTTGGCAAGCTATATGGTGTTCCACCAATGAAAAATCTGCCTTGATTTCAAGAAATCGAgacattcttgagagttcacCTGCTAGTTCCTCAAGAATTGCAG GGCATCGAGAAAGACACATGTACCTATATGGTATGACCCCAATAGAAATGAAATATTTGAAACATACTTGCGGGTTTGCATGCAAAACCAGGACCAAATATGTGATTTTATCATGGAAGGAAAGACTATTAGCAAAGACAGCAGGAATCTTCTAG
- the LOC112185518 gene encoding RHOMBOID-like protein 5 isoform X2: protein MGKGMPYSDVEKGPERGQEKRRHRSRPPPPQICPPPEKPWFPWLVPVIFSANLIMFIITMYINDCPSQENHPRCVLPFLKRFSFQPFKENILLGPSALTLQKLGALERNLVVDDGEGWRLLSCMWLHAGVVHLVVNMLSLLFIGIRLEQEFGFIRIGPLYVLSGLAGSLASTNHGKESSVSVGASGALFGLLGAMLSELFTNWTIYTKKIYICLWQAIWCSTNEKSALISRNRDILESSPASSSRIAGIAPQTITTLEKRKKKHCKLYFLISGMSNKHMKHTHISKVNLLPIYDCIPVNIQM from the exons ATGGGGAAGGGAATGCCATACTCCGACGTCGAAAAGGGGCCAGAAAGGGGGCAAGAGAAGAGGCGGCACAGGAGTCGACCACCTCCGCCACAAATTTGCCCCCCACCAGAGAAGCCATGGTTTCCGTGGCTCGTGCCAGTCATATTTTCAGCCAATCTCATCATGTTCATCATCACCATGTATATCAACGACTGCCCGTCTCAAGAGAATCATCCTCGGTGCGTTTTGCCTTTCTTGAAGAGGTTCTCTTTCCAACCCTTCAAAGAAAACATCCTCCTTGGTCCTTCTGCACTCAC TCTGCAAAAGCTAGGTGCCCTTGAACGGAACTTGGTGGTGGACGACGGGGAAGGATGGCGCCTCTTGTCTTGCATGTGGCTTCATGCTGGAGTTGTTCATCTGGTTGTTAACATGTTAAGCCTTCTATTCATAGGAATCCGGCTTGAGCAGGAATTCGGTTTCA TCAGAATAGGACCCCTCTACGTACTTTCTGGCTTAGCTGGAAGCTTAGCATCTACAAATCATGGAAAAGAATCTAGCGTATCAGTTGGCGCATCTGGGGCACTTTTTGGATTGTTGGGAGCCATGCTATCTGAGCTTTTTACAAACTGGACAATCTATACAAAGAAG ATATACATATGCCTTTGGCAAGCTATATGGTGTTCCACCAATGAAAAATCTGCCTTGATTTCAAGAAATCGAgacattcttgagagttcacCTGCTAGTTCCTCAAGAATTGCAGGTATAGCACCACAAACTATAACAACACtcgaaaagagaaaaaagaaacactGCAAACTATACTTCCTTATATCAGGAATGTCAAACAAACACatgaaacacacacacatatctaaaGTGAACTTATTGCCGATTTATGATTGTATACCTGTCAATATTCAGATGTAA
- the LOC112188437 gene encoding cytochrome P450 81Q32 codes for MEEYYFWFMSLGFFFILLVSKFTTQKYYWASNHRKVLPPSPPSIPIIGHLHLLRNKKEPLHRTFHKLSKKYGQVLFLRLGVRNLLVISSPSAVEECFTKNDVIFANRPRSLAGKHLNYNYKSLLWAPYGDYWRTLRRLTTLELFSAKQLTMLMNFRKEEVRVLLKELFEDCGGSTSGNWAKVELRPRLKKLSFNVMMKMIAGKRYYSEDGAEEEASSFRELIKELKEIHGISNLNDFFPVLQVVDFQGVEKRMMKLMKKMDRFFQNLIDEHRRVRSDGVCIESKPTLIDIMLSLQQTDPEFYTDETMKGVITSIIRAGTESASTAVEWSMSVLLNHPDEMKKARAEIEANVGLERPLDEADLPKLEYLQKIYTEAIRLYPPAPLLVPRESSEECTINGFHVPRGTQLLVNAWSIHRDPELWENPTEFMPYRFGSGKTGGTEGFKMIPFGVGRRACSGAPLGKRLMGLILGALIQCFEWEKIDGKEIDMAEGLGQAMAKAEPFEALCKPRQDTISFLSTL; via the exons ATGGAAGAATATTATTTCTGGTTCATGAGCTTGGGTTTTTTCTTCATTCTGCTCGTCTCCAAGTTCACAACACAAAAGTACTACTGGGCAAGTAACCATAGAAAAGTACTCCCACCAAGCCCACCTTCTATACCAATTATAGGTCATCTTCATTTGCTCAGAAACAAAAAGGAACCACTTCACCGGACTTTCCACAAACTCTCTAAGAAATATGGTCAAGTCTTATTTCTCCGATTGGGAGTTCGGAACCTGCTTGTGATCTCTTCACCTTCTGCGGTTGAAGAATGCTTTACAAAGAACGATGTCATCTTTGCAAACCGTCCACGCTCCCTTGCCGGCAAACATCTCAACTACAACTACAAATCACTACTTTGGGCTCCGTACGGTGATTATTGGCGCACCCTCCGTCGCCTTACCACCTTAGAGCTCTTCTCCGCAAAGCAACTCACCATGCTCATGAATTTTCGGAAGGAGGAAGTCCGTGTTTTGCTCAAGGAACTGTTTGAAGACTGCGGTGGAAGTACTAGTGGGAATTGGGCAAAGGTGGAGTTGAGACCGAGGTTGAAGAAGCTGAGTTTCAACGTCATGATGAAGATGATAGCGGGGAAGAGGTATTATAGTGAAGATGGAGCCGAGGAGGAAGCGAGCAGCTTTAGGGAGTTGATAAAGGAGCTGAAGGAGATCCATGGGATTTCAAATCTTAATGATTTCTTCCCGGTTCTTCAAGTGGTGGATTTTCAAGGGGTGGAGAAGAGGATGATGaaattgatgaagaagatggaCCGATTTTTTCAAAACCTTATCGACGAGCACCGGAGGGTGAGGAGTGATGGAGTCTGCATTGAGAGTAAGCCAACTTTGATCGATATAATGCTATCTTTGCAACAGACAGATCCTGAGTTTTACACAGACGAAACCATGAAAGGTGTTATAACC TCAATTATACGTGCTGGGACTGAATCTGCATCCACGGCCGTGGAGTGGTCAATGTCAGTTCTTCTCAACCATCCAGATGAAATGAAAAAGGCTAGAGCAGAAATAGAAGCTAATGTTGGATTGGAACGACCCTTAGATGAAGCAGATCTGCCTAAACTAGAATACCTACAGAAAATATACACCGAGGCAATAAGGTTATATCCACCTGCGCCACTTCTTGTGCCGCGCGAGTCATCGGAGGAATGCACGATCAATGGTTTCCACGTGCCTCGTGGCACACAGTTATTGGTCAATGCTTGGAGCATTCATAGGGATCCTGAACTGTGGGAGAATCCAACAGAATTTATGCCATATCGATTTGGAAGCGGCAAGACTGGTGGTACTGAAGGGTTTAAGATGATTCCTTTTGGTGTTGGGAGACGAGCTTGTTCTGGAGCTCCTCTCGGGAAAAGATTGATGGGACTGATACTGGGCGCCCTGATTCAATGCTTTGAATGGGAGAAAATAGATGGGAAAGAAATTGACATGGCAGAAGGACTAGGACAAGCCATGGCTAAAGCTGAGCCCTTCGAGGCATTATGCAAACCTCGCCAAGACACCATCAGCTTTCTCTCTACATTATGA
- the LOC112185519 gene encoding DCC family protein At1g52590, chloroplastic, whose translation MALLVPGGFVRVRPLRLSPPAHVRRKLTTFATVSPTRGDSVDWVEATSSFFEDDTRPIMLFDGVCNLCNGGVKFVRDNDQNRRMRFEALQSEAGRKLLRRSGRAPDDISSVVLVEKDRSFIKSEAVVKIMEHIDLPFPQLAFFVQFVPLFIRDFVYDNVANNRYTVFGRSESCEI comes from the exons ATGGCGCTTCTGGTTCCTGGTGGGTTCGTACGAGTAAGGCCACTACGCTTGTCTCCGCCAGCGCACGTTAGACGAAAGCTCACGACTTTTGCTACTGTATCCCCAACCCGAGGAGATTCAGTGGACTGGGTTGAAGCAACTTCAAGCTTCTTTGAAGATGACACGAGGCCCATCATGTTATTTGACG GTGTTTGCAACTTGTGTAATGGGGGTGTAAAGTTCGTGCGTGATAATGATCAAAATAG GAGAATGAGATTTGAAGCTCTCCAGAGTGAAGCAGGGAGGAAGCTGCTACGAAGATCGGGAAGAGCTCCTGATGATATATCCAGTGTTGTGCTGGTTGAAAAGGATAG ATCATTCATCAAGTCAGAAGCTGTTGTGAAGATAATGGAACATATAGACTTACCCTTCCCCCAGCTAGCATTCTTCGTACAGTTTGTACCTCT CTTCATACGGGATTTTGTATATGACAATGTTGCAAACAATCGTTACACAGTTTTTGGTCGCTCAGAGTCGTGTGagatatag